A genomic stretch from Sulfurimonas sediminis includes:
- the cysN gene encoding sulfate adenylyltransferase subunit CysN yields the protein MQETTYSSPSIDSIEEYLKEHENKDMLRFLTCGSVDDGKSTLIGRMLYDSKMIFDDQLAAAESESNKYGTTGEKIDMALLVDGLQSEREQGITIDVAYRFFATESRKFIIADTPGHEQYTRNMVTGASTADVAIILIDARKGILTQTRRHSFIVNLLGIEHVIVAINKMDLVDFSQEVYEKIKADYNALADELGIKNRYFIPLSALDGDNVVNKSQHTPWYEEKPLLELLDTMDISKEIKEEDFRFPVQYVNRPNLNFRGFCGTIAAGSVAVGDDITVLPSGKTTKVKSIINAGDITETDREATCKEAYAPMAVTITTTDEVDISRGDMLVHTASLPRVSNALKVMLVWMDEKPMQIGKNYDIKRATSVVNGSFEHINYKIDVNTYKREQLKELGLNDIASCKMVLTRPIAADPYASNRLTGSFIVVDRMTNNTVGAGMIVDVAARESDKAENAIKEYTAAEKALNRYIRENFPEWGCRGV from the coding sequence TTGCAAGAGACAACTTACAGTAGCCCGTCTATTGACTCCATTGAAGAGTACCTCAAAGAACATGAAAACAAAGATATGCTTCGCTTCCTTACATGTGGAAGCGTGGACGATGGTAAGAGTACACTTATAGGACGTATGCTCTATGACTCCAAGATGATCTTTGATGATCAACTTGCAGCGGCAGAGAGTGAAAGTAACAAATACGGCACAACAGGCGAAAAGATAGATATGGCTCTGCTTGTTGACGGCTTGCAGAGTGAACGGGAACAGGGCATTACCATAGATGTGGCATACAGGTTTTTTGCAACTGAAAGCAGAAAATTCATCATAGCCGATACTCCGGGTCATGAACAGTACACCAGGAACATGGTAACAGGTGCAAGTACAGCCGATGTGGCCATCATACTCATAGATGCCCGCAAAGGAATTCTCACACAGACAAGAAGACACAGCTTCATAGTAAACCTCTTAGGTATAGAGCATGTTATAGTAGCCATTAACAAAATGGACCTTGTTGACTTTAGCCAAGAGGTTTATGAGAAGATAAAAGCAGACTATAATGCACTCGCAGATGAACTTGGCATAAAAAACAGATACTTCATTCCGCTGAGTGCTCTTGATGGTGACAATGTGGTGAACAAAAGCCAACATACTCCTTGGTACGAGGAAAAACCACTCCTGGAACTCTTGGACACTATGGACATCAGCAAAGAGATAAAAGAAGAAGACTTCAGATTTCCGGTACAGTATGTCAACCGTCCAAATCTGAACTTTCGAGGTTTTTGCGGAACTATTGCAGCAGGCAGTGTAGCTGTTGGTGATGATATAACAGTTCTTCCAAGTGGAAAAACCACAAAAGTAAAAAGCATCATCAATGCCGGAGATATCACAGAAACAGACCGTGAAGCTACATGTAAAGAGGCATACGCTCCAATGGCGGTGACTATTACAACTACAGATGAAGTAGACATCAGTCGTGGTGATATGCTCGTGCACACTGCTTCTCTTCCAAGAGTCTCAAACGCACTCAAAGTCATGCTGGTTTGGATGGATGAAAAACCGATGCAGATCGGAAAAAACTATGATATCAAAAGAGCCACTTCTGTAGTAAACGGAAGCTTTGAGCATATAAACTACAAAATAGATGTCAATACCTACAAACGCGAACAGCTAAAAGAACTGGGACTCAATGATATCGCCTCATGCAAAATGGTTCTTACCCGCCCGATAGCAGCAGACCCCTATGCATCAAACCGCCTCACAGGAAGTTTTATAGTCGTTGACAGAATGACAAACAATACAGTAGGCGCAGGTATGATAGTGGATGTAGCCGCAAGAGAGAGTGACAAAGCAGAGAATGCCATAAAAGAGTACACAGCAGCAGAAAAAGCACTCAATCGTTACATACGGGAAAACTTTCCTGAGTGGGGGTGCAGGGGTGTATAA
- a CDS encoding glucose-6-phosphate isomerase, which yields MKYKNNFNPSISDEVIFDEILEEKKSIGYYNLPFCSTADYKTYAKTVTQKNIVVIGIGGSTLGTYAIYKFLKHSRDLDKNLLFLETTDPIDIKAKVASIDLSDTLFVVISKSGTTVETIAIFKYINALITCNSTNTVVVTEDGSKLKTFAEKNNIRSFKIPKNVGGRFSVFSAVGLLPLAIVGIDIDKILQGAQKSHDNFFQKKEAYERLLKKARFLVEYKNSFNINVVFSYSSRLEGFNKWYIQLWGESLGKVDSNSVRQGLTPVGIIGPIDQHSFLQLVIEGKRDKTLTVIKVENFDNDLKIPSVTLDGLEEMDYLDNLNFSSLIKNQADATIEAINNLHDIPCDVITIEGINESAIAALMYEFELLTSLCGKFMHVNTYNQPGVESGKVILKNKLNKGDI from the coding sequence TTGAAATACAAAAACAACTTCAACCCAAGCATTTCAGATGAAGTGATTTTTGATGAAATCCTGGAAGAAAAAAAAAGCATAGGATATTATAATCTTCCGTTTTGCAGCACTGCTGATTATAAAACATATGCAAAAACCGTCACACAGAAAAATATTGTTGTCATTGGAATTGGCGGGAGTACATTGGGAACTTATGCGATATATAAATTTCTAAAGCATTCTCGAGATTTAGACAAAAATCTTCTCTTTTTAGAGACAACAGACCCCATAGATATTAAAGCGAAAGTAGCAAGTATAGATCTTTCAGATACTCTCTTTGTTGTTATTTCAAAATCAGGCACAACCGTTGAGACAATAGCAATTTTTAAGTATATAAACGCTTTGATTACATGTAACAGCACCAATACTGTTGTGGTTACAGAAGACGGATCCAAGCTGAAAACTTTTGCCGAAAAAAACAATATACGAAGTTTTAAGATACCAAAAAATGTGGGTGGACGATTTTCTGTTTTTAGTGCAGTAGGACTACTGCCGTTAGCCATTGTCGGTATTGATATTGATAAAATTTTACAAGGAGCACAAAAAAGTCACGACAATTTTTTTCAAAAAAAAGAGGCTTATGAACGTTTACTCAAAAAAGCAAGATTTTTAGTAGAGTATAAAAACAGTTTTAACATCAATGTGGTTTTCTCTTACTCTTCAAGACTTGAAGGTTTTAACAAATGGTATATTCAACTTTGGGGAGAATCCCTTGGGAAAGTAGACAGTAATTCTGTAAGACAGGGACTCACACCTGTTGGGATTATAGGACCAATAGACCAGCACTCGTTTTTACAACTTGTCATTGAGGGGAAACGAGATAAAACATTAACTGTAATAAAAGTAGAAAACTTTGATAATGATTTAAAGATACCCTCGGTTACACTCGACGGACTTGAAGAGATGGACTACCTGGATAATCTGAATTTTTCTTCACTTATCAAAAATCAGGCAGATGCCACCATAGAAGCAATAAATAATCTTCATGACATCCCCTGTGATGTTATCACTATAGAAGGAATTAACGAAAGTGCCATAGCAGCATTAATGTATGAGTTTGAACTGCTAACTTCGTTATGTGGAAAATTTATGCATGTCAATACCTACAACCAACCGGGGGTTGAATCCGGAAAAGTTATTTTAAAAAACAAATTAAATAAAGGAGACATATGA
- the cysC gene encoding adenylyl-sulfate kinase, whose product MYKETNKRSIVKGISWRVVATTTTIAIVYFFFDRLDLAIAAGMIETVLKIALYWFHERVWQKIKWGKKRIDPFNLWFTGLPLSGKTTIADRVYEELQELQIPLERIDSKDIRELIPDIGYTREERNRHMHRIGNLIKTLQNNSVSTVASFVSPYRESRKAIREMVKNNIVVYVKADVETCKERDYKGAYAKALSGEYQNFSGVNDVYEEPQHAEIVIDTDNTSVEEAVRIIVKYIKKNHVK is encoded by the coding sequence ATGTATAAAGAGACAAATAAGCGTTCCATTGTCAAAGGGATTAGCTGGAGAGTAGTTGCGACTACTACAACCATTGCAATAGTTTATTTTTTCTTTGACAGGCTGGATCTTGCCATAGCTGCAGGAATGATAGAAACGGTACTGAAAATTGCGCTTTACTGGTTCCATGAAAGAGTATGGCAAAAAATAAAATGGGGCAAAAAGAGAATAGACCCTTTTAATCTTTGGTTTACAGGTTTGCCACTGAGTGGAAAAACAACTATAGCAGACAGAGTCTATGAAGAGTTACAGGAACTGCAGATACCACTCGAAAGAATTGACTCTAAAGATATACGAGAGCTTATTCCAGACATTGGTTATACAAGAGAAGAGAGAAATCGTCATATGCATCGCATCGGCAACCTTATAAAGACACTGCAAAACAACTCAGTCTCTACTGTGGCTTCATTTGTAAGTCCTTACAGAGAGAGCCGAAAAGCTATTCGTGAAATGGTGAAAAACAACATCGTTGTTTATGTGAAGGCTGATGTAGAAACTTGTAAAGAGAGAGACTATAAGGGTGCTTACGCAAAAGCACTTAGTGGTGAGTATCAAAACTTCTCAGGTGTCAATGATGTTTATGAAGAGCCGCAGCATGCAGAGATTGTGATAGATACAGATAATACCTCCGTTGAAGAAGCAGTAAGAATAATAGTAAAATATATAAAGAAGAATCATGTCAAATAA
- the cysC gene encoding adenylyl-sulfate kinase: protein MSNNENIVWHEHQVSKQERSKLKKQKPCILWFTGLSGSGKSTIANAVESRLLELQKHTYLLDGDNIRMGLNYGLGFSDEDRVENIRRIGEVAKLFVDSGLIVLSAFISPFQREREMVRKLVKRDEFIEIFIDTPLEVCQSRDPKGLYEKARKGEIPNFTGISSPYEAPDKAEINIKTDKMSLEESVEKIVTYLEKNGYFSGE from the coding sequence ATGTCAAATAATGAAAATATAGTCTGGCACGAGCACCAAGTCTCAAAACAAGAACGCTCAAAGTTAAAAAAACAAAAACCATGCATACTTTGGTTTACCGGTTTAAGTGGCAGTGGAAAATCTACCATAGCAAATGCTGTAGAGAGCAGACTACTGGAATTACAAAAACATACTTATCTTTTAGATGGAGACAACATCCGCATGGGGCTAAACTACGGGCTTGGTTTTTCTGATGAAGATCGGGTGGAAAACATACGGCGCATTGGCGAGGTGGCAAAGCTTTTTGTAGACAGCGGGCTTATAGTGCTGAGTGCTTTTATATCACCTTTTCAAAGAGAAAGAGAGATGGTCCGAAAATTAGTAAAGAGAGATGAGTTCATAGAAATTTTTATAGACACACCCTTGGAAGTATGTCAAAGCCGTGACCCAAAAGGCCTGTATGAAAAAGCAAGAAAAGGGGAAATACCAAATTTCACAGGAATATCCTCTCCGTATGAAGCACCGGATAAAGCAGAAATTAACATAAAAACAGATAAAATGTCCTTAGAAGAAAGTGTAGAAAAAATTGTGACTTACTTAGAAAAAAACGGATATTTTTCAGGAGAATAA
- the cysQ gene encoding 3'(2'),5'-bisphosphate nucleotidase CysQ, with product MLERIDLEKIVALAKEAGDAIMQIYEKDFTIEYKDDKSPLTEADTKANKIICDALTKLYPDIPLMSEENKEVPYSERKEWECYWCIDPIDGTKEFIKKNGEFTVNIALIHKNTPVLGVVYAPAIEEMYKAKQGEGAFKNNQKLPLHVNSSPKEKMSVVASKSHLSKETQEFIDALDTKETAQVSKGSSLKLCMVAEGVADIYPRLAPTMEWDTAAADAIVREAGKTTWQFEKKEPMVYNKDNLLNPWFIVK from the coding sequence GTGTTAGAAAGAATAGACTTAGAAAAGATTGTAGCTCTTGCCAAAGAAGCAGGCGATGCAATTATGCAGATATATGAAAAAGATTTTACCATAGAATATAAAGACGACAAGTCACCCCTTACCGAGGCAGATACAAAAGCAAACAAAATAATTTGTGATGCTTTGACAAAACTTTACCCCGATATTCCTCTGATGTCGGAAGAAAACAAAGAAGTGCCTTACAGCGAAAGAAAAGAGTGGGAGTGTTACTGGTGTATAGACCCCATAGACGGTACCAAAGAGTTTATCAAAAAAAATGGTGAATTTACGGTAAATATAGCACTTATTCATAAAAACACTCCTGTTCTTGGTGTTGTATATGCTCCGGCTATAGAGGAGATGTATAAGGCAAAGCAGGGAGAAGGTGCGTTTAAAAACAATCAAAAACTGCCTTTACATGTAAACAGTTCCCCGAAAGAAAAAATGTCTGTAGTCGCCTCAAAATCGCATTTATCAAAAGAAACACAGGAATTCATAGATGCCCTTGATACAAAAGAGACAGCACAGGTTTCCAAAGGAAGTTCTCTCAAACTCTGCATGGTGGCTGAGGGAGTTGCAGACATATACCCAAGACTGGCACCCACTATGGAATGGGATACGGCGGCTGCGGATGCAATAGTGAGAGAAGCCGGAAAAACGACCTGGCAGTTTGAGAAAAAAGAACCAATGGTCTACAACAAAGACAATCTCCTAAACCCATGGTTCATAGTAAAATAA
- the rfbA gene encoding glucose-1-phosphate thymidylyltransferase RfbA: MKGIILAGGSGTRLYPITKGVSKQLVPIYDKPMIYYPLSVLMLAGITEVLIISTPNDLPNFKKLLGSGKEIGMHFSYKVQPSPDGLAQAFILGEEFIGNSSVCLVLGDNIFYGSQLTTLLAQSVKNAQEKNKATVYGYYVNDPERYGVAEFNDKGEVISLEEKPKNPKSNYAVVGLYFYPNDVVQKAKNVKPSDRGELEITTLNQEYLHEKRLRVKLMGRGYAWLDTGTHDSLLEAGMFIQTIEKRQGLKVACIEEIAHEMGYINAKQLIELAQPLKKNGYGQYLIKRAKEGMIAR, translated from the coding sequence ATGAAAGGCATAATATTAGCGGGGGGGAGTGGCACAAGACTTTACCCTATAACAAAAGGTGTAAGTAAACAGTTGGTACCGATTTATGATAAACCAATGATCTATTATCCGCTTTCAGTACTGATGTTAGCAGGTATTACAGAGGTGTTAATCATTTCGACTCCGAATGATCTACCAAACTTTAAAAAGCTTTTAGGAAGCGGAAAAGAGATTGGTATGCATTTTAGTTATAAAGTCCAACCCTCTCCGGATGGACTCGCACAAGCATTCATACTTGGAGAAGAGTTTATAGGCAACAGTTCCGTCTGTCTTGTTCTTGGAGACAATATTTTTTATGGATCACAACTTACAACTCTGCTTGCCCAAAGCGTGAAAAATGCACAGGAGAAGAACAAGGCAACTGTATACGGATACTATGTAAATGATCCGGAACGTTATGGTGTAGCAGAGTTTAACGACAAAGGTGAAGTGATATCCCTGGAAGAAAAACCTAAAAATCCAAAAAGTAACTATGCTGTGGTTGGGCTTTATTTCTACCCGAATGATGTAGTGCAAAAAGCAAAAAATGTAAAACCGTCCGATCGCGGTGAGTTGGAGATAACAACACTGAACCAAGAGTATTTACATGAGAAGAGATTACGGGTAAAACTGATGGGGCGTGGCTATGCGTGGCTTGATACCGGCACACATGACTCCCTCTTGGAAGCAGGTATGTTTATTCAGACGATTGAAAAGAGACAAGGTTTGAAAGTTGCCTGTATAGAAGAGATAGCCCACGAGATGGGTTATATCAATGCCAAGCAGCTTATAGAACTGGCACAGCCATTAAAAAAGAATGGCTATGGGCAGTATCTTATAAAAAGAGCAAAAGAAGGGATGATTGCAAGATGA